The Thiogranum longum genome includes a region encoding these proteins:
- a CDS encoding TIGR00153 family protein codes for MAGGGYMSGIFGSSPVKPMQQHMAKVMACVTKLIPLFENVIKENWDEVAKVQKKISDLEKEADVMKKQLRLHLPKGLFMPVSRRDLLEVLTMQDTIANRAKDIAGVILGRHMVLPKNIHEDYMRYVERCVDACEQANRAINELDELVGTGFSGQEVKLVVKMISKLDSIESDTDKLQAEIRHKIFAVEKELDPIDAMFLYKIIDWTGDVADRAQRVGSRLQLMLAR; via the coding sequence ATGGCTGGTGGTGGTTACATGTCCGGGATTTTTGGCAGTTCACCTGTCAAGCCCATGCAGCAGCACATGGCAAAAGTCATGGCCTGCGTAACAAAGCTGATTCCTCTTTTCGAAAACGTCATCAAGGAAAACTGGGACGAAGTCGCGAAGGTGCAGAAGAAGATTTCTGACCTGGAGAAAGAAGCTGATGTCATGAAAAAACAGCTCCGCCTTCATCTCCCGAAGGGACTGTTCATGCCGGTGTCGCGCCGCGACCTGCTGGAAGTGCTGACCATGCAGGACACCATCGCCAACCGTGCCAAGGATATCGCCGGCGTGATTCTCGGACGGCACATGGTGCTGCCGAAGAATATCCACGAGGATTATATGAGGTACGTCGAGCGTTGCGTGGATGCCTGCGAGCAGGCCAACCGTGCGATCAACGAGCTGGACGAACTGGTAGGTACCGGCTTCAGTGGTCAGGAAGTCAAGCTGGTCGTCAAGATGATCAGCAAGCTCGACTCCATCGAGAGTGATACCGACAAGCTGCAGGCCGAAATTCGCCACAAGATTTTTGCGGTAGAAAAAGAACTCGATCCGATCGATGCCATGTTCCTGTACAAGATTATCGACTGGACAGGTGATGTGGCCGACCGCGCACAGCGTGTCGGAAGTCGTTTGCAGCTGATGCTGGCCAGATAA